A DNA window from Streptococcus sp. LPB0220 contains the following coding sequences:
- the nrdR gene encoding transcriptional regulator NrdR produces the protein MRCPKCGGSKSSVVDSRQAEDGNTIRRRRECEECHYRFTTYERVEERTLVVVKKDGTREQFSRDKIFNGIIRSAQKRPVSSDEIEEIVNRIEQKVRSQSDNEINSEYIGSLVMDELADLDEITYVRFASVYRSFKDVGELETLLKQITKGTKKKKER, from the coding sequence ATGCGTTGTCCAAAATGTGGTGGAAGTAAGTCTAGTGTGGTGGATAGTCGACAAGCTGAAGATGGGAATACCATCCGTCGTCGCAGGGAATGCGAAGAATGCCATTATCGCTTTACTACCTACGAACGTGTAGAAGAACGGACACTAGTAGTTGTCAAAAAGGATGGGACACGCGAGCAATTTTCTCGTGATAAAATCTTTAATGGCATTATCCGCTCGGCTCAAAAACGGCCTGTTTCTAGTGATGAAATCGAAGAAATTGTAAACCGGATTGAGCAAAAGGTTCGCAGCCAAAGTGATAATGAAATCAACAGTGAGTATATTGGTTCTTTGGTCATGGATGAGTTGGCAGATCTGGATGAGATCACCTATGTCCGTTTTGCTAGTGTTTACCGGAGTTTCAAGGATGTTGGTGAATTAGAGACCCTCTTGAAGCAAATCACGAAGGGAACCAAGAAGAAAAAGGAAAGATAG
- a CDS encoding endonuclease/exonuclease/phosphatase family protein, which translates to MKFLTLNSHSWMEENAQQKFETLKEQILEAQYDVICFQEVNQEMASETVETDEYYQALPSSVAIHKDHFVRVLVEELAAHGLHYYWTWAYNHIGYDHLNEGVAVLSRQPLKADEILVSNMDDPTDYHTRRVAVAHTSVDGKEIAVASVHLSWWDKGFQFEWPRIENYFSQVGKPFILAGDFNNPAGQEGYETILSSSLKLQDSFIEAKETKGTYTVGPGIDGWTDNQIPLRIDYVFASPEWDIQRLHVIFDGENKPHVSDHYGLEAELSL; encoded by the coding sequence ATGAAATTTTTAACATTAAATTCCCATAGTTGGATGGAAGAGAATGCTCAGCAAAAATTTGAAACCCTCAAGGAACAAATTTTAGAAGCGCAATATGATGTGATCTGTTTCCAAGAGGTCAATCAAGAAATGGCCTCAGAAACAGTCGAAACAGATGAGTATTATCAAGCTTTGCCATCATCTGTAGCGATTCACAAGGATCACTTTGTTCGCGTATTGGTAGAAGAGTTAGCTGCTCATGGACTCCACTATTATTGGACTTGGGCCTACAACCATATTGGCTATGATCACCTCAATGAGGGTGTGGCCGTTCTTTCGCGTCAACCCTTGAAGGCAGATGAGATTTTGGTATCCAATATGGATGATCCAACGGACTACCATACTCGTCGAGTAGCCGTTGCCCATACAAGTGTAGATGGCAAAGAGATTGCTGTTGCCAGCGTCCATCTTTCTTGGTGGGACAAAGGTTTCCAATTTGAGTGGCCACGCATTGAGAACTACTTCAGCCAAGTAGGCAAACCTTTTATTCTAGCTGGTGATTTCAATAATCCTGCTGGTCAAGAAGGGTATGAAACGATTCTATCCAGTTCGCTAAAACTTCAAGATAGTTTTATCGAAGCCAAAGAAACAAAGGGGACTTATACTGTAGGTCCTGGAATTGATGGCTGGACGGACAATCAAATTCCCTTGCGAATTGATTACGTCTTTGCAAGTCCAGAATGGGACATCCAGCGTCTTCATGTCATCTTTGATGGGGAAAATAAACCCCATGTCAGTGACCACTATGGCTTAGAAGCTGAATTATCACTTTAA
- a CDS encoding PTS transporter subunit IIBC: MNKGSFKSLFSFEFWQKFGKALMVVIAVMPAAGLMISIGKSIPMINPNLSPLVITGGILEQIGWGVIGNLHILFALAIGGSWAKERAGGAFAAGLSFILINRITGAVFGVTSAMLADKAATVHTIFGGSIKVADYFISVLEAPALNMGVFVGIISGFVGATAFNKYYNYRKLPEALSFFNGKRFVPFVVIVRSAATALVLAALWPVVQSGINGFGVWIANSQSTAPVLAPFLFGTLERLLLPFGLHHMLTIPINYTQLGGSYQVLTGAAKGTTVFGQDPLWLAWVTDLVNLKKADPSQYQHLLHAYTPARFKVGQMIGSFGILMGIVVAIYRNVDPDKKEKYKGMLFATALATFLTGVTEPIEYMFMFIATPLYIIYALVQGAAFAMADLVHLRVHSFGSIEFLTRTPMAINAGLALDIFNFVWVTVLFGFIMYFIANFMIKKFNYATPGRNGNYEQNDDAPAGDGAAAGAATSSASSQVINIINLLGGRANIVDVDACMTRLRVTVKDAEKVGTEEQWKAEGAMGLVMKGQGVQAIYGPKADVLKSDIQDVLDSGEVIPETLPSQMTAVQKAEATFKGVTDEVHSVADGEVINIEDVKDPVFSQKMMGDGFAVEPENGHIVSPVAGKVTSVFPTKHALGLVTDNGLEVLVHIGLDTVSLEGKPFEVKVSEGQTVAAGDLLVEADLDAIRAAGRETSTIVVFTNADAIKSVKVEHTGKLVANAPVATVEL, translated from the coding sequence ATGAACAAAGGATCATTCAAAAGTTTATTTAGCTTTGAATTCTGGCAGAAGTTCGGTAAGGCCTTGATGGTCGTTATCGCTGTCATGCCAGCGGCTGGGTTGATGATTTCAATCGGGAAATCAATCCCTATGATCAACCCGAATTTATCTCCACTTGTTATTACAGGTGGGATTCTCGAACAAATCGGTTGGGGGGTTATCGGTAACCTTCACATCCTCTTTGCACTCGCTATCGGTGGTAGCTGGGCCAAAGAGCGTGCAGGGGGTGCCTTTGCAGCTGGTCTCTCTTTCATCTTGATTAACCGTATTACCGGTGCAGTTTTCGGAGTGACATCTGCAATGTTAGCTGATAAAGCTGCAACGGTTCATACAATCTTCGGTGGATCGATTAAAGTTGCGGATTATTTCATCAGTGTTCTTGAAGCACCAGCCCTTAATATGGGGGTATTTGTAGGGATTATCTCAGGTTTCGTTGGAGCAACTGCCTTCAATAAATACTACAACTACCGTAAACTCCCAGAAGCCCTTTCTTTCTTCAATGGGAAACGCTTTGTACCATTCGTTGTTATCGTCCGTTCAGCTGCTACAGCCTTGGTTTTGGCAGCCTTGTGGCCAGTAGTTCAATCAGGAATTAATGGATTTGGTGTTTGGATTGCCAACTCACAATCAACAGCTCCAGTATTGGCACCATTCTTGTTTGGTACCTTGGAACGTCTTCTCTTGCCATTTGGTCTTCACCACATGTTGACCATTCCAATCAACTATACTCAATTGGGTGGTAGCTACCAAGTACTTACAGGTGCTGCCAAAGGAACAACTGTATTTGGACAAGATCCACTTTGGTTGGCTTGGGTAACAGACCTTGTCAACTTGAAGAAAGCTGATCCTAGCCAATACCAACACTTGCTTCATGCCTACACACCAGCTCGTTTCAAAGTTGGTCAAATGATCGGATCATTTGGTATTTTGATGGGTATTGTGGTTGCCATCTACCGCAATGTGGATCCAGATAAAAAAGAAAAATACAAAGGGATGCTTTTTGCAACTGCCCTTGCAACATTCTTGACAGGTGTAACAGAACCAATTGAATACATGTTCATGTTTATTGCTACACCATTGTACATCATCTATGCTCTTGTTCAAGGTGCTGCCTTTGCAATGGCTGACTTGGTTCACCTTCGTGTTCACTCATTCGGTTCAATCGAATTCTTGACACGTACTCCAATGGCCATCAACGCTGGTTTGGCATTAGATATCTTTAACTTTGTATGGGTAACAGTCCTCTTTGGATTTATCATGTACTTCATTGCCAACTTCATGATTAAGAAATTCAATTATGCGACTCCAGGACGTAACGGTAACTATGAACAAAATGATGATGCCCCTGCAGGAGATGGTGCAGCAGCAGGTGCTGCTACAAGCTCAGCAAGCTCACAAGTCATTAACATCATCAACCTTCTTGGTGGACGTGCCAATATCGTAGACGTTGACGCATGTATGACTCGTCTTCGTGTAACCGTTAAGGACGCTGAAAAAGTCGGAACAGAAGAACAATGGAAAGCTGAAGGCGCTATGGGTCTTGTCATGAAAGGACAAGGTGTCCAAGCAATCTACGGACCTAAAGCTGACGTATTGAAATCTGATATCCAAGACGTTCTTGATTCGGGTGAAGTTATTCCTGAAACACTTCCTAGCCAAATGACAGCAGTTCAAAAAGCTGAAGCAACCTTTAAAGGGGTAACTGATGAAGTGCATTCCGTTGCAGATGGTGAAGTGATCAACATCGAAGATGTGAAAGATCCTGTATTCTCACAAAAAATGATGGGTGACGGATTTGCAGTTGAGCCTGAAAATGGCCACATCGTTTCACCAGTTGCTGGTAAAGTTACTAGCGTCTTCCCAACCAAACATGCCCTTGGTTTGGTAACAGATAATGGTTTGGAAGTCTTGGTTCACATCGGTCTAGATACTGTTAGTCTTGAAGGAAAACCATTTGAGGTTAAAGTTTCTGAAGGTCAAACAGTGGCTGCTGGAGACCTCTTGGTAGAAGCAGACCTTGATGCAATCCGTGCAGCTGGTCGTGAAACTTCAACAATTGTTGTCTTCACAAATGCAGATGCGATTAAATCCGTTAAGGTCGAACATACTGGTAAATTGGTAGCAAATGCACCAGTTGCAACAGTAGAATTATAA
- a CDS encoding response regulator transcription factor, translating into MVKRVLLVENEKQIARFIDLELQKEGYQVDVVEDGKAGLALIAATKYDLILFNYDLSDMSGETFAEEISRIRPASVLIVLDSREKIAEHKESIQRFAVSYMVKPFIISDLVDKITAIFRGRDYIDQHCSQMKIPTSYRNLRIDVEHHTVYRGKDMISLTRREYDLLATLMGSKGVVTRDQLLESVWKYESTGETNIVDVYIRYLRGKIDLPGQKSYIKTVRGIGYAMQDALE; encoded by the coding sequence ATGGTCAAACGAGTTCTACTAGTAGAAAATGAGAAGCAAATCGCTCGCTTCATTGATTTGGAACTTCAAAAAGAAGGGTACCAAGTTGATGTGGTCGAGGATGGAAAAGCGGGTCTGGCTTTGATTGCTGCGACCAAATATGATCTGATCTTGTTTAATTACGATTTGTCAGATATGTCTGGTGAAACATTCGCAGAGGAAATCAGTCGGATTCGCCCAGCTTCTGTTTTGATTGTTTTGGATAGCCGCGAAAAAATTGCTGAGCACAAAGAGAGTATTCAGCGCTTTGCCGTTTCCTATATGGTTAAACCCTTTATTATCAGCGATTTGGTAGATAAGATCACAGCCATTTTTAGAGGACGTGATTATATTGACCAACATTGTAGCCAGATGAAAATCCCAACATCATACCGCAATTTGCGCATTGATGTGGAACACCATACCGTCTATCGTGGGAAAGACATGATTAGTTTGACCCGCAGGGAGTATGATCTCTTAGCGACTCTGATGGGAAGCAAAGGGGTGGTGACACGAGATCAGTTGTTGGAAAGTGTCTGGAAGTACGAGAGTACAGGTGAGACTAATATTGTGGACGTCTATATCCGTTATCTCCGTGGGAAAATTGATCTACCCGGTCAAAAAAGCTATATTAAGACCGTTCGTGGGATTGGCTATGCCATGCAAGACGCATTAGAATAA
- the gndA gene encoding NADP-dependent phosphogluconate dehydrogenase, whose amino-acid sequence MTKANFGVVGMAVMGRNLALNIESRGYTVAIFNRSKEKTEDVIACHPDKNFVPSYDIESFVNSIEKPRRIMLMVQAGPGTDATIQALLPHLDKGDILIDGGNTFYKDTIRRNEELANSGINFIGTGVSGGEKGALEGPSIMPGGQKEAYDLVADVLEEISAKAPEDGKPCVTYIGPDGAGHYVKMVHNGIEYGDMQLIAESYDLMQHLLGLSAEDMAEIFTEWNKGELDSYLIEITADILKRKDDEGQDGPIVDYILDAAGNKGTGKWTSQSALDLGVPLSLITESVFARYISAYKEERVHASKVLPKPAAFKFEGDKAELIEKIRQALYFSKIISYAQGFAQLRVASKENNWNLPFADIASIWRDGCIIRSRFLQKITDAYNRDADLANLLLDEYFLDVTAKYQQSVRDIVALAVQAGVPVPTFSAAITYFDSYRSADLPANLIQAQRDYFGAHTYKRKDKEGTFHYSWYDEK is encoded by the coding sequence ATGACTAAAGCAAACTTTGGTGTTGTTGGTATGGCCGTAATGGGTCGTAACCTTGCCCTTAATATCGAATCTCGTGGCTACACAGTTGCCATTTTTAACCGTAGTAAAGAAAAAACAGAAGATGTGATTGCTTGCCATCCTGATAAAAACTTTGTGCCAAGCTATGATATCGAAAGCTTCGTAAACTCTATCGAAAAACCACGTCGTATCATGCTCATGGTTCAAGCAGGACCTGGTACAGACGCAACCATCCAAGCCCTTCTTCCACACTTGGATAAAGGTGATATCTTGATCGACGGAGGAAACACTTTCTATAAAGATACCATCCGTCGTAATGAAGAGTTGGCGAACTCAGGGATCAACTTTATCGGTACAGGTGTATCTGGTGGGGAAAAAGGTGCCCTTGAAGGTCCTTCAATCATGCCTGGTGGGCAAAAAGAAGCGTATGACTTGGTAGCTGACGTTCTTGAAGAAATCTCTGCAAAAGCGCCTGAAGATGGAAAACCATGTGTGACTTACATCGGTCCTGATGGAGCTGGTCACTACGTGAAAATGGTCCACAACGGGATCGAGTACGGGGATATGCAATTGATCGCAGAAAGCTATGACCTCATGCAACACTTGCTTGGACTTTCTGCAGAAGACATGGCTGAAATCTTCACTGAATGGAACAAGGGTGAATTGGACAGCTACTTGATCGAAATCACTGCGGATATCTTGAAACGCAAAGACGACGAAGGTCAAGATGGACCAATCGTAGACTACATCTTGGACGCTGCAGGAAACAAAGGAACTGGTAAATGGACTAGCCAATCAGCGCTTGACCTTGGTGTGCCGTTGTCACTCATCACTGAGTCAGTATTTGCCCGTTACATCTCTGCCTACAAAGAAGAACGTGTACACGCTAGCAAGGTTCTTCCAAAACCAGCTGCATTCAAATTTGAAGGAGATAAGGCTGAATTGATTGAAAAAATCCGTCAAGCCCTTTACTTCTCAAAAATCATCTCATACGCACAAGGTTTTGCGCAATTGCGTGTTGCTTCTAAAGAAAATAATTGGAACTTGCCATTTGCGGACATCGCATCTATCTGGCGCGATGGATGTATCATCCGTTCTCGTTTCTTGCAAAAGATCACAGATGCTTACAACCGCGATGCAGATCTTGCTAACCTTCTATTGGATGAGTACTTCTTGGATGTCACTGCTAAGTACCAACAATCAGTTCGTGACATTGTAGCTCTTGCTGTTCAAGCAGGTGTACCTGTACCAACCTTCTCAGCAGCCATCACTTACTTCGATAGCTACCGTTCAGCGGATCTTCCAGCGAACTTGATCCAAGCACAACGTGACTACTTTGGTGCTCACACATATAAACGTAAAGACAAAGAAGGTACCTTCCACTATTCTTGGTACGACGAAAAATAA
- a CDS encoding flotillin family protein encodes MDTLFIPGWLITFVIVAILVLILLVKGYVNAKPNEVVVITGLRKQRHLRGKAGFMIPFVEQRSYLDIEQFSTDVRTSEAVPTLDFINVRADAAVKLKIGTTDEMIARAAENFLNWNTTDISNSVQDVLEGNLREVIGQMELRKMVNDRQEFASKVQDNVAPDLAKMGLEVIAFTVQSFSDEGGVIDNLGIENVETIKKDALIAKAKAERERKEVEAEQDKLANDKRVAADLEIAQKQNELKLKQAALKQEADIAQAKADAAKGIEAEVQRREQERVAAEANIMKQEKEAEVKEREVKVREQELDANIRKQAEAEKYARQQAAEAELIERQRKAEAELFETQKEAEARKAQAEAEKFAQLQEAEAIEAKGRAEAEAIRLKLEAEAKGLDQKAEAMKKMQEAAITEMVVDKLPEIARAVAEPLTKVDKITMYGEGNASKMVGDIMQSIDQVSQGAGFDIRQLLAGALGVNMTVNKLKEGEQPVIEAEELASKED; translated from the coding sequence ATGGATACTTTATTTATTCCAGGTTGGTTGATTACTTTTGTAATCGTAGCCATTCTTGTATTGATCTTGTTGGTCAAAGGGTATGTCAACGCTAAACCCAACGAAGTCGTGGTCATTACAGGTCTTCGAAAACAACGTCACTTGCGTGGGAAAGCTGGCTTTATGATTCCCTTTGTCGAACAACGCTCTTATCTTGATATTGAGCAATTCTCGACAGATGTTCGGACGTCAGAAGCAGTCCCAACACTGGACTTCATTAACGTCCGTGCCGATGCAGCTGTTAAATTAAAAATTGGTACTACCGATGAAATGATTGCCCGGGCTGCAGAAAACTTCTTGAACTGGAATACGACAGATATTTCCAACTCTGTCCAAGATGTCTTGGAAGGAAACTTGCGGGAAGTGATCGGTCAGATGGAGCTCCGTAAGATGGTCAATGACCGTCAAGAGTTTGCCTCAAAAGTGCAGGACAACGTAGCACCAGACTTGGCTAAAATGGGTCTAGAAGTCATCGCCTTTACGGTTCAATCCTTCTCTGATGAAGGGGGAGTCATCGATAACCTCGGGATTGAAAATGTTGAAACCATTAAGAAAGATGCCTTGATTGCCAAAGCCAAAGCAGAACGTGAACGCAAGGAAGTCGAAGCAGAACAAGATAAATTGGCTAACGACAAACGCGTCGCTGCCGATCTTGAAATTGCGCAGAAACAAAATGAACTGAAACTCAAACAAGCAGCCCTCAAGCAAGAAGCAGATATTGCCCAAGCAAAAGCGGATGCCGCTAAAGGGATTGAGGCAGAAGTGCAACGTCGTGAACAAGAGCGCGTGGCAGCCGAAGCTAATATCATGAAGCAGGAAAAAGAAGCGGAAGTCAAAGAGCGCGAAGTTAAGGTTCGTGAGCAAGAATTGGATGCCAATATCCGCAAACAAGCTGAAGCTGAAAAATATGCGCGTCAACAAGCTGCAGAAGCAGAATTGATCGAACGCCAACGCAAGGCGGAAGCAGAACTCTTCGAAACACAAAAAGAAGCCGAAGCTCGGAAAGCCCAAGCCGAAGCTGAGAAATTTGCTCAATTGCAAGAGGCCGAAGCTATTGAAGCCAAAGGTCGTGCCGAGGCTGAAGCCATTCGATTGAAACTGGAAGCTGAAGCCAAAGGTTTGGACCAAAAGGCCGAAGCGATGAAGAAAATGCAAGAAGCAGCCATTACTGAAATGGTCGTTGACAAGTTGCCTGAAATTGCGCGTGCTGTCGCAGAACCATTAACTAAGGTGGATAAGATCACCATGTACGGGGAAGGCAATGCTTCTAAGATGGTGGGCGATATTATGCAAAGTATCGACCAAGTCTCTCAAGGAGCTGGATTTGATATTCGTCAATTGCTAGCAGGAGCTCTTGGGGTCAATATGACGGTCAACAAACTCAAAGAAGGAGAACAACCGGTCATTGAAGCAGAGGAGTTAGCTTCTAAAGAAGATTAG
- a CDS encoding YceD family protein, with amino-acid sequence MNLYTQEIRKNPEGLAFDQELDLLKDLQKRNSEILDLKNVTATGRVAYDTGLYVLDYQLTYTIVLASSRSMEPVELQENYPVTEVFAEDVQSDADIEALEEDLILPIEGGKIDLSESVADNILLNIPLKVLTPEEEAGHGFIEGNDWKIMTEEEYQEAQALKKEENSPFAGLQGLFEEE; translated from the coding sequence ATGAACTTATATACACAAGAAATCCGTAAAAATCCTGAAGGACTAGCTTTTGATCAAGAGTTGGATTTGTTAAAGGATCTGCAAAAGCGTAATTCAGAAATTCTTGATTTAAAGAATGTGACAGCGACAGGACGAGTAGCCTATGATACAGGCCTCTATGTCTTGGATTACCAGTTGACCTACACCATCGTTTTGGCATCTAGCCGAAGCATGGAGCCTGTTGAGCTTCAAGAGAACTATCCTGTAACAGAGGTGTTTGCGGAGGATGTACAGTCTGACGCAGATATCGAGGCCCTAGAGGAAGACTTGATCCTTCCAATCGAAGGTGGGAAGATTGACCTGAGTGAGAGTGTAGCGGATAATATTCTGCTCAATATTCCTCTCAAGGTTCTCACTCCAGAAGAAGAGGCTGGACACGGCTTTATCGAGGGCAATGATTGGAAAATCATGACAGAAGAAGAGTACCAAGAAGCTCAAGCTCTTAAGAAGGAAGAAAATAGTCCTTTTGCTGGTCTCCAAGGTTTATTTGAGGAAGAATAG
- a CDS encoding helix-turn-helix domain-containing protein: MKEIGAVFRQIRESRHISLEEATGGEFSRSMLSRFERGENDLTTQRFFQALQQIKTSLSEFSHLAGIDQHSFIPKLLKEHYENMSLEHDQALYQSYQLAYQKHQKKEDFLASIILKAQMLGNYPEVELAASQEELDFLYDYLFSVMVWGNFELSLFSLTSPLFSSQLYRQYTEELVQREDFKLLLDSSRPAINSIFLNGFFLAISSNEFEDASFFDHLINDHFYSENEAYHRTVYLYAKGEFLYRKGEKEIGLEKMEQAIQVLSILDCKDSARYYRQGMQELIKET, translated from the coding sequence ATGAAAGAAATCGGAGCAGTTTTTCGGCAAATACGTGAAAGTCGCCACATCTCTTTAGAGGAAGCTACGGGTGGTGAATTTTCGCGCTCTATGTTATCTCGATTTGAAAGAGGGGAAAATGACCTGACGACCCAACGGTTTTTTCAGGCTTTGCAACAGATCAAAACGAGCCTCAGTGAGTTTTCCCATCTAGCTGGAATCGATCAGCACTCCTTTATTCCCAAATTGTTGAAAGAGCACTATGAAAACATGAGCTTGGAACACGATCAAGCCTTGTACCAAAGCTACCAGCTAGCCTACCAGAAACATCAGAAAAAAGAAGACTTCTTAGCCAGCATTATTCTCAAGGCCCAAATGCTTGGCAACTATCCTGAGGTAGAGTTGGCTGCTAGCCAAGAGGAACTAGATTTCCTCTATGACTACCTTTTCTCTGTCATGGTCTGGGGAAATTTTGAGTTAAGCCTATTTTCACTGACCTCTCCTCTTTTCTCTAGTCAGCTCTATCGACAATACACAGAGGAGTTGGTCCAACGGGAGGATTTCAAGCTTCTCCTAGATTCCTCTCGTCCTGCCATCAATTCTATTTTCCTTAATGGCTTTTTTCTCGCCATTAGTTCAAATGAATTTGAAGATGCATCTTTTTTTGACCACCTAATTAACGACCACTTTTACTCTGAGAACGAAGCCTACCATCGGACGGTTTATCTCTACGCCAAAGGAGAATTTCTCTATCGAAAGGGAGAGAAAGAAATTGGTCTTGAAAAGATGGAGCAGGCCATTCAGGTCCTCTCCATTCTTGATTGCAAGGACAGTGCCCGCTACTACAGGCAGGGCATGCAGGAACTCATCAAAGAAACCTAA
- a CDS encoding MFS transporter, which produces MKLLVRNKIFALLSLSRFLNTLGAAIYNLVFVVFAASMPQPSLAVGIANLIVFIPSLFTIFVGMKADRTKKKANWLIRIGYLQASLFILIALMTKIPGYLAFSIVCFLNIVSDCLSDYRGGLQLPIMKKNIPDEDLMEAYSFNQLLSMVCSISGQALGVWLLAISHQNFAMVASINAVTFLLSSTCLLMRKKQLTHAPVIEPKSKKSLVHDCQEMYQNAKSIFADEEVHHFGKLLFSLVLINALGGSISGIYNLQLLHSPFFQLSFSQSLLILEAVTILSMVWASLTPHDYFSKQSLHHILLWIAGGLTMLGLTNILVHWDILSLLLITFLGYLVAKINPKVSSLLMSKLPAEKLASTSSFLGLMVSFAMPLGTALFSSLAIWSLPLAWGTFAMLGFTTLLLTTK; this is translated from the coding sequence ATGAAACTCTTAGTCCGTAATAAGATTTTTGCCTTACTTAGTCTTTCTCGCTTTTTGAATACCCTTGGTGCTGCCATCTACAATCTGGTCTTTGTGGTCTTTGCTGCCAGCATGCCACAACCGAGTCTGGCGGTTGGCATTGCCAATCTCATTGTATTTATTCCTAGCCTCTTTACCATTTTTGTCGGAATGAAGGCTGATCGCACGAAGAAAAAAGCTAACTGGTTGATCCGCATTGGCTATCTTCAAGCCAGCCTCTTCATCCTTATTGCTCTCATGACCAAGATTCCGGGTTACCTTGCCTTTTCGATTGTTTGCTTCTTAAACATTGTTTCAGATTGTTTGAGTGATTATCGCGGAGGTTTGCAACTCCCTATCATGAAAAAGAACATCCCCGACGAGGATTTGATGGAGGCCTATTCCTTCAACCAACTGCTTAGCATGGTCTGTTCGATTTCTGGACAAGCTCTAGGAGTTTGGCTGCTAGCTATCAGCCATCAAAATTTTGCTATGGTCGCTTCGATCAATGCCGTGACTTTTCTCCTGTCTTCCACTTGTCTCCTGATGAGAAAAAAGCAGCTGACACATGCTCCCGTCATTGAGCCCAAAAGTAAGAAATCTTTGGTACACGATTGCCAAGAGATGTACCAGAACGCAAAAAGTATTTTTGCAGATGAGGAGGTTCACCACTTTGGCAAGTTGCTCTTCTCATTGGTTCTCATCAATGCCCTAGGGGGATCCATCTCTGGTATCTACAATTTGCAACTGCTTCACTCCCCCTTCTTTCAGTTGAGTTTTAGCCAATCCCTCTTGATCTTAGAGGCTGTGACTATTTTAAGCATGGTCTGGGCTAGCTTGACACCCCATGACTATTTTTCCAAACAATCGCTCCATCATATCCTCCTGTGGATCGCAGGTGGGCTGACCATGCTTGGGCTCACAAATATCCTGGTACACTGGGACATTCTTTCTCTTCTACTCATCACTTTCCTTGGTTATCTTGTAGCAAAAATCAACCCAAAAGTTTCCAGTCTTTTAATGAGCAAATTGCCTGCTGAAAAATTAGCTTCTACCTCTAGCTTTTTGGGACTGATGGTCAGCTTTGCCATGCCACTTGGGACAGCTCTCTTTTCTAGTCTAGCTATCTGGAGCCTTCCCCTAGCTTGGGGGACATTTGCCATGCTTGGTTTCACTACCCTCCTCTTAACAACCAAATAA
- the htpX gene encoding zinc metalloprotease HtpX: protein MLFDQIASNKRRTWILLIAFFILLALIGAAVGYLWLGSSLGGVILALIIGGIYAFSMIFQSTEVVMRMNGAREVTEEQAPQLYHIVQDMAMVAQIPMPRVYIVDDPSMNAFATGSNPQNAAVAATTGLLAVMNREELEGVIGHEVSHIRNYDIRISTIAVALASAITMLSSIGGRMMWWGGGRSRDDDREGSGGLEIVILILSLLAIVLAPLAATLVQLAISRQREFLADASSVELTRNPQGMINALLKLDNSEPMQRHVDDASSALFINDPKKESGLQKLFYTHPPIAERVARLRKM, encoded by the coding sequence ATGCTCTTTGACCAAATTGCAAGCAATAAAAGGAGAACCTGGATTCTCCTTATTGCTTTTTTCATACTCTTAGCTCTTATCGGAGCAGCCGTTGGTTACCTCTGGTTAGGCTCCTCCCTTGGTGGCGTCATCCTAGCTTTGATTATTGGTGGGATTTATGCCTTTAGCATGATTTTCCAATCCACGGAAGTTGTCATGCGGATGAATGGGGCGCGTGAAGTGACGGAAGAGCAAGCCCCTCAGCTCTACCATATTGTACAAGATATGGCTATGGTAGCTCAGATCCCCATGCCTCGGGTCTATATTGTAGATGATCCTTCTATGAATGCATTTGCGACAGGGTCCAATCCTCAAAATGCTGCTGTTGCAGCAACGACAGGTCTTCTAGCTGTGATGAACCGTGAGGAATTGGAGGGAGTCATCGGACATGAAGTCAGCCACATTCGCAATTACGATATTCGCATCTCTACGATTGCAGTGGCCCTTGCCAGTGCCATCACCATGCTTTCTAGCATTGGTGGCCGGATGATGTGGTGGGGCGGTGGTCGTAGCCGGGACGATGATCGAGAAGGTAGCGGTGGTTTGGAGATTGTAATTTTGATCCTTTCCTTGCTTGCCATCGTTTTAGCACCATTAGCAGCGACCTTGGTCCAGTTAGCCATTTCTCGTCAACGGGAGTTCCTAGCAGACGCTTCAAGTGTTGAATTGACACGGAATCCTCAAGGAATGATAAATGCTTTGTTAAAGCTAGACAATAGCGAACCAATGCAACGACATGTCGATGATGCGAGCAGTGCTCTTTTTATCAACGATCCAAAAAAAGAATCCGGATTGCAAAAACTCTTTTATACCCACCCACCCATTGCTGAACGGGTGGCTCGCCTAAGAAAAATGTAA